In the genome of Rhizobium etli 8C-3, one region contains:
- a CDS encoding YcgN family cysteine cluster protein: protein MTNERPFWKRKTLNEMNQEEWESLCDGCGLCCLNKLEEWDSGDVYFTSVACRLLDGQTCRCSNYEKRRDFVPDCVQLTKANVQEIAWLPPTCGYRLVNEGRDLYWWHRLVSGDPETVHLAGISARGRTISETEVDPGDLEDYIVDWPLTVGDGERAKR, encoded by the coding sequence ATGACGAACGAACGACCCTTCTGGAAGCGGAAAACGCTGAACGAAATGAACCAAGAGGAATGGGAAAGCCTCTGCGACGGCTGTGGGCTCTGTTGCCTCAACAAGCTGGAGGAGTGGGATTCGGGGGACGTCTATTTCACCTCCGTTGCCTGCAGGCTCCTTGACGGCCAAACTTGCCGTTGTTCGAACTACGAGAAGCGGCGGGATTTCGTGCCGGACTGCGTGCAGCTGACGAAGGCGAACGTGCAGGAGATCGCCTGGTTGCCACCGACCTGTGGCTACCGTCTGGTGAACGAGGGGCGCGATCTTTACTGGTGGCATCGGCTGGTTTCCGGCGACCCGGAAACAGTGCACCTGGCTGGCATTTCCGCTCGCGGGCGGACGATCAGCGAGACGGAGGTAGATCCAGGCGACCTGGAAGATTATATCGTCGACTGGCCGCTGACGGTGGGCGACGGCGAGCGGGCGAAAAGATAG
- a CDS encoding Dabb family protein gives MIRHIVFFTASAKNLEAVRAGLSVLTAIPHARLLEIGTNVKTDQLGTDVDLVVYGEFDDEAALAAYKAHPDYQRSIELVRPVREMRIAADYDVETAVRQPLG, from the coding sequence GTGATCCGCCATATCGTTTTCTTCACCGCAAGCGCAAAAAACCTGGAGGCGGTGCGCGCCGGGCTTTCGGTGCTGACGGCGATACCGCATGCGCGGCTGCTGGAGATCGGCACCAATGTGAAGACCGATCAGCTCGGCACCGATGTCGACCTGGTAGTCTACGGCGAATTCGACGACGAGGCGGCGCTTGCGGCATACAAGGCGCATCCTGATTACCAGCGCTCGATCGAACTCGTGCGGCCGGTCCGGGAAATGCGGATCGCCGCCGATTATGATGTTGAGACAGCGGTAAGGCAGCCGCTCGGCTGA
- a CDS encoding MFS transporter, with protein sequence MFKFPSRSAQTIAVLAVSQLIGWGTTFDMLGVMGRVVAADLDLPNEVVFAGLTVMMVVSAFAGPATGRWLAHFGAARVLAASSVTFAAGLLMLAATHGIVLYAASWIVIGLGGALGLSAPAYTAVVEREGLNGKRIIAILMLFTGLSATLFWPVLALMTDAYGWRAASLFSATLHVFVCLPLHLFALPKPAATHSQGTAADTPPIALSPRERRKAFLLIATSTTLGTFISFGIAPSLIEIFRQSGASPALALQLGSARGLIGISARGLDMLLGKRGNPILTSFMGISLMLASFLMLLLCSASTPLLVAFIVMYGFGSGVLAVARALLPLAFFSPREYGLQAARLSLPQNLANAIAPVIFTAALDRAGTGLTLTVCAVLAALALIFVFMLAGMVRSAKQLVPSRP encoded by the coding sequence ATGTTCAAGTTTCCCTCGCGCTCGGCGCAGACGATCGCCGTGCTTGCCGTCAGCCAGCTCATCGGCTGGGGCACCACCTTCGACATGCTCGGCGTCATGGGCCGCGTCGTGGCGGCCGATCTCGACCTGCCCAACGAAGTGGTATTCGCCGGCCTCACCGTCATGATGGTCGTCAGCGCCTTCGCAGGCCCCGCGACCGGCCGCTGGCTCGCGCACTTTGGTGCTGCCCGCGTGCTCGCCGCATCCTCGGTCACCTTCGCGGCGGGCCTGCTCATGCTTGCCGCCACGCATGGGATCGTCCTTTATGCGGCTTCATGGATCGTCATCGGTCTCGGCGGCGCGCTTGGTCTTTCAGCGCCTGCCTATACCGCCGTCGTCGAGCGAGAGGGCCTGAACGGCAAGCGGATCATCGCCATCCTCATGCTCTTCACCGGCCTGTCGGCAACGCTCTTCTGGCCGGTCCTGGCGCTGATGACGGACGCCTATGGCTGGCGAGCCGCCTCCCTTTTTTCGGCAACACTTCACGTTTTCGTCTGCCTGCCGCTTCATCTTTTCGCGCTGCCGAAGCCCGCCGCAACGCACAGCCAAGGTACTGCCGCGGATACGCCACCGATTGCACTGTCGCCGCGTGAGCGCCGCAAGGCCTTCCTGCTTATCGCCACCTCGACGACGCTCGGCACCTTCATCAGCTTTGGCATTGCCCCGTCGCTGATCGAAATCTTTCGCCAGTCCGGGGCGTCGCCGGCGCTTGCCCTGCAGCTCGGGTCGGCCCGCGGCCTCATCGGCATTTCCGCCCGCGGGCTCGACATGCTGCTTGGCAAACGCGGCAATCCGATCCTCACCTCGTTCATGGGCATCAGCCTCATGCTGGCGAGCTTTCTCATGCTTCTGCTGTGCAGCGCCTCGACGCCGCTGCTTGTCGCCTTCATCGTAATGTATGGCTTCGGCTCCGGCGTGCTTGCCGTTGCCCGTGCGCTGCTGCCGCTCGCCTTCTTCTCGCCGCGCGAATACGGCCTGCAAGCCGCCCGCCTCTCGCTGCCGCAAAACCTCGCCAACGCCATCGCCCCCGTCATATTCACCGCCGCCCTCGACCGCGCCGGTACCGGGTTGACGCTTACCGTCTGCGCAGTGCTTGCCGCCCTCGCCCTGATCTTCGTTTTCATGCTGGCCGGAATGGTCAGGTCGGCAAAGCAGCTGGTTCCGTCACGACCCTGA
- a CDS encoding response regulator transcription factor, giving the protein MRILVVEDDVNLNRQLADTLKEAGYVVDQAFDGEEGHFLGDTEPYDAIILDIGLPEMDGVTVLEKWRGAGRGVPVLILTARDRWSDKVAGIDAGADDYVTKPFHVEEVLARIRALIRRAAGHSSSEIICGPVRLDTKTSKAMVNGVTLKLTSHEYRLLAYLMHHMGEVVSRSELVEHMYDQDFDRDSNTIEVFVGRLRKKMGVDLIETVRGLGYRIQAPNNAH; this is encoded by the coding sequence ATGCGCATTCTGGTAGTCGAAGACGATGTCAATCTGAACCGTCAGCTCGCCGATACGCTGAAGGAGGCGGGCTATGTCGTCGATCAGGCCTTCGACGGCGAGGAAGGGCATTTCCTCGGCGACACCGAGCCTTATGACGCGATCATCCTCGACATCGGCCTGCCGGAGATGGATGGCGTGACCGTCCTTGAAAAGTGGCGCGGTGCGGGCCGCGGCGTGCCGGTTCTGATCCTGACGGCCCGCGACCGCTGGAGCGACAAGGTCGCAGGCATCGATGCCGGAGCCGACGACTACGTGACAAAGCCCTTCCATGTCGAGGAAGTGCTGGCGCGCATTCGCGCCCTGATCCGCCGTGCGGCCGGGCATTCCTCCTCCGAGATCATCTGCGGGCCGGTGCGGCTCGACACCAAGACGTCCAAGGCGATGGTCAACGGCGTGACGCTGAAGCTCACCTCGCACGAATACCGGCTGCTTGCCTATCTGATGCACCATATGGGCGAGGTGGTCTCGCGCTCGGAGCTGGTCGAGCACATGTACGACCAGGATTTCGATCGCGATTCAAATACGATCGAGGTGTTCGTCGGCCGCCTGCGCAAGAAGATGGGCGTGGATCTGATCGAAACGGTGCGCGGTCTCGGCTACCGCATCCAAGCGCCGAACAATGCGCATTAA
- a CDS encoding sensor histidine kinase, with protein MRIKSLTARVLLLTTVWSTVALVVIGLLISTLYRRSAERGFQDLLRAQLYNVINSVTIGDQGALSGSPQLGDLRFAQPRTGWYWVVEPLGTYTAAPLVSPSLGSATIPVPSVLEAPFDKNYERYYQVTDATGNRVQVAETEVVLDTDGRAARFRVSGNVEVVESDVSNFSHSLYLALAGFGVGSLIVNALAILYGLKPLDKARAALERIRAGESELLKGDFPREILPLANEVNALIDSNRRIVERARMQVGNLAHSLKTPIAVLLNEARVLERSHGELVRSQAEAMQGQVQSYLNRARIAAQRESVLARTDAEPALERLVRVMRRLNGDKEFELNVTPQNLAVAMEQQDLEETVGNLLENASRFATTKVRLSAVEAAEDVKGAEASARRHWVELVVEDDGPGLEPDQIREALKRGRRLDESKPGTGLGLSIVTEISHEYQGRLELSRGEWGGLKARLILPGVTKDVA; from the coding sequence ATGCGCATTAAGTCGCTCACCGCCCGCGTTCTGCTCCTGACGACCGTCTGGTCGACCGTGGCGCTTGTGGTGATCGGCCTGCTCATCTCCACGCTTTATCGCCGCAGCGCCGAGCGCGGTTTCCAGGATCTGCTGCGCGCCCAGCTCTATAACGTCATCAACTCCGTGACCATCGGCGATCAGGGCGCGCTGAGCGGCAGCCCGCAACTCGGCGACCTGCGCTTCGCCCAGCCGAGGACGGGCTGGTACTGGGTGGTGGAACCGCTCGGGACCTATACGGCGGCGCCGCTGGTTTCGCCGTCGCTGGGATCGGCGACGATCCCTGTTCCCTCCGTGCTGGAAGCGCCCTTCGACAAGAACTACGAGCGCTACTACCAGGTGACGGACGCGACCGGAAACCGCGTGCAGGTGGCGGAAACCGAAGTGGTGCTCGACACCGACGGACGCGCTGCACGCTTCAGGGTGTCGGGCAATGTCGAGGTGGTCGAGAGCGACGTCAGCAACTTCTCCCACAGTCTCTATCTGGCGCTTGCCGGTTTCGGGGTCGGAAGCCTGATCGTCAATGCGCTTGCCATTCTCTACGGCCTGAAGCCGCTCGACAAGGCGCGCGCGGCGCTGGAACGCATCCGGGCGGGAGAGAGCGAACTGCTGAAGGGCGATTTCCCGCGGGAAATCCTGCCGCTTGCCAACGAGGTGAATGCGCTGATCGACAGCAACCGGCGCATCGTCGAGCGCGCCCGGATGCAGGTCGGCAACCTGGCGCATTCGCTGAAGACGCCGATTGCGGTTCTGCTCAACGAGGCGAGGGTGCTGGAGCGCTCGCACGGCGAGCTGGTGCGCAGCCAGGCAGAAGCGATGCAGGGCCAGGTGCAATCCTACCTCAACCGGGCACGTATCGCCGCACAGCGCGAATCGGTACTGGCGCGTACCGATGCCGAACCTGCACTCGAGCGGCTGGTGCGCGTGATGCGGCGGCTCAATGGCGACAAGGAGTTCGAGCTCAACGTGACGCCCCAGAACCTCGCGGTCGCCATGGAGCAGCAGGATCTGGAAGAGACTGTCGGCAACCTTTTGGAGAATGCGTCGCGTTTTGCCACGACAAAGGTGCGGCTCAGCGCAGTCGAAGCAGCCGAGGACGTGAAGGGTGCCGAGGCAAGCGCGCGGCGGCACTGGGTGGAGCTCGTCGTCGAGGACGACGGACCTGGACTGGAACCCGACCAGATTCGCGAGGCGCTGAAGCGCGGGCGGCGACTGGACGAGAGCAAGCCGGGAACTGGCCTCGGGCTTTCGATCGTCACGGAGATTTCCCACGAGTATCAGGGCCGCCTCGAACTCTCCCGCGGGGAGTGGGGAGGCCTGAAGGCGCGGCTAATCCTGCCCGGCGTCACAAAGGATGTTGCATGA
- the ccmI gene encoding c-type cytochrome biogenesis protein CcmI — translation MMFWILVAVMTAAVAACLLYPLLRGAKAADDDRAGEAAVYHDQLRELDRDLAFGLISSDEADYARAEIGRRLIAVSAAEPKAERKPVRPHRFSEAFVLLMLPVLGLCLYITLGRPDLPSRPLADRLADPGNDMAMLIVKAERHLAEDPEDGRGWDVLAPIYYNAARLAEAEKAYRNAIRLLGASPIRLDGLAETLIAGANGVVTEEARKVLEQSLSLEPDNPRARFYVALGLEQAGQTGQAKAAFEALAKGSPADAPWLPLVNEHIAKNGGAPVVADGKGNPTEEDVAAAQDMSSSQQQQMIRAMVESLDAKLAADPNNFEGWMRLVRSYAVLNDKDRAASALKRALATFPADGQEGRQLMALARELAIAAEGGTQ, via the coding sequence ATGATGTTCTGGATTCTGGTGGCCGTGATGACCGCGGCTGTTGCCGCCTGTCTGCTTTATCCGCTCTTGCGCGGCGCAAAGGCGGCTGACGACGACCGTGCCGGCGAGGCGGCGGTCTACCACGATCAGCTGCGAGAACTCGATCGCGATTTGGCTTTCGGATTGATTTCCTCCGACGAGGCGGATTATGCGCGGGCCGAAATCGGCCGCAGGCTGATTGCCGTGTCGGCTGCCGAGCCGAAGGCGGAACGCAAGCCCGTTCGCCCCCACCGTTTCAGCGAGGCTTTCGTTCTCCTGATGCTGCCGGTTCTCGGGCTCTGTCTTTACATCACCCTCGGCCGCCCTGATCTTCCGTCGCGGCCGTTGGCGGATCGGCTGGCCGATCCCGGCAACGACATGGCGATGCTGATCGTGAAGGCGGAGCGGCATCTGGCGGAGGATCCGGAAGACGGCAGGGGCTGGGACGTGCTGGCGCCGATCTATTACAATGCGGCGCGGCTTGCCGAAGCGGAGAAGGCCTACCGAAATGCGATCCGGCTGCTCGGGGCGAGCCCGATCCGCCTCGACGGGCTGGCCGAAACGCTGATAGCTGGTGCCAATGGCGTGGTGACCGAGGAGGCCCGCAAGGTGCTGGAGCAGTCGCTTTCGCTCGAGCCTGACAATCCGCGCGCGCGGTTCTACGTGGCGCTCGGCCTGGAGCAGGCGGGGCAAACGGGGCAGGCGAAGGCGGCCTTCGAGGCGCTGGCGAAAGGATCGCCTGCCGATGCGCCATGGCTGCCGCTCGTCAACGAGCATATCGCCAAGAACGGCGGCGCTCCGGTGGTGGCGGATGGCAAGGGCAATCCGACAGAGGAAGATGTCGCAGCGGCGCAGGATATGAGCAGCAGTCAACAGCAGCAGATGATCCGCGCCATGGTGGAGAGCCTCGATGCAAAGCTTGCCGCAGACCCGAACAATTTCGAGGGCTGGATGCGGCTTGTCCGCTCCTATGCCGTCTTGAACGACAAGGATCGTGCCGCAAGCGCGCTGAAGCGCGCGCTGGCGACCTTTCCGGCCGACGGCCAAGAGGGCAGACAGCTGATGGCGCTGGCCCGCGAACTCGCCATTGCGGCGGAAGGAGGCACGCAATGA
- the ccmE gene encoding cytochrome c maturation protein CcmE, translating into MTRKQKRLAVIGGGMGFILAAVLLVMFAFSQSVAYFYMPADLAKTPVAPQTRIRLGGLVGEGSVVRGAGSTVEFAVTDGSGDAVKVKYTGILPDLFREGQGVVTEGTFAAGSREFIADTVLAKHDEKYMPKDVADRLKAQGLWQEGEDTQ; encoded by the coding sequence ATGACGCGCAAGCAGAAGCGCCTGGCGGTGATTGGCGGCGGCATGGGCTTCATCCTCGCCGCGGTACTGCTCGTGATGTTCGCCTTCAGCCAGTCGGTCGCTTATTTCTACATGCCGGCCGACCTTGCCAAAACACCGGTGGCGCCGCAGACGCGCATCCGCCTCGGCGGGCTGGTCGGCGAGGGCAGCGTCGTGCGCGGCGCAGGCTCGACGGTGGAATTTGCCGTCACCGACGGCAGCGGCGACGCGGTGAAGGTCAAATATACCGGCATCCTTCCCGACCTGTTCCGTGAGGGGCAGGGGGTTGTGACGGAAGGCACGTTTGCAGCCGGCAGCCGGGAGTTCATCGCCGACACGGTGCTTGCCAAGCACGACGAGAAATACATGCCGAAGGACGTTGCCGACCGGCTGAAGGCGCAGGGTCTGTGGCAGGAAGGCGAGGATACGCAATGA
- a CDS encoding heme lyase CcmF/NrfE family subunit has product MIIEIGHYALVLALAAAIVVSLVPAIGARRLDQAMMDVAPLGSVMLFGLVSFSFGVLTYAHVVSDFTVRNVWENSHSLVPLIYKYSGVWGNHEGSMMLWLLILTLFSALVALFGRNLPDRLMANVLSVQAWISSAFILFILLTSNPFVRLDPAPAEGRDLNPVLQDIGLAIHPPLLYLGYVGFSVCFSFAVAALMEGRIDAAWARWVRPWTLAAWTFLTLGIAMGSYWAYYELGWGGWWFWDPVENASFMPWLAGTALLHSALVMEKREALKIWTLLLAILTFSLSLLGTFLVRSGVLTSVHAFASDPSRGVFILCILMLFIGGALSLFAFRAPRLSAGGLFAPVSREGALVLNNLILTVACGTVLTGTLYPLLLETLTGDKISVGAPFFNMTFGLLMAPLLVAVPFGPLLAWKRGDLLGVLQRLYAVAGIALAAALAVFYIEHGGPVLSVLGLAAGLFLVAGALADLWYRAGIGKVKAHVAWKRLSGLPRSAFGTALAHAGLGVSVIGIVAVSAFATEHVLEMKPGETTEAGGYTLSFDGLKPAKGPNYTEERGHFTVRRGGAEVAETWSAKRLYAARQMPTTEAGILTFGASQLYVSLGDPTSDGGIVVRIWWKPFILLIWGGTLLMAVAGFVSLSDRRLRVGAPRRKAKPAKPAMEAAE; this is encoded by the coding sequence ATGATCATCGAGATCGGCCACTACGCACTTGTCCTGGCGCTGGCGGCAGCGATCGTTGTTTCGCTGGTTCCGGCAATCGGCGCGCGCAGGCTCGACCAGGCGATGATGGATGTCGCCCCGCTCGGCTCCGTCATGCTCTTTGGACTGGTGAGCTTCTCCTTCGGCGTTTTGACCTATGCCCATGTGGTCTCCGACTTTACCGTCCGGAACGTCTGGGAGAACTCGCATTCGCTGGTGCCGCTGATCTACAAGTATTCCGGCGTCTGGGGCAATCACGAAGGCTCGATGATGCTGTGGCTGCTGATCCTTACGCTGTTCAGCGCCCTGGTGGCGCTCTTCGGCCGCAATCTGCCGGACAGGCTGATGGCCAATGTGCTTTCGGTTCAGGCCTGGATCTCCTCCGCCTTCATCCTCTTCATCCTGTTGACCTCCAACCCGTTCGTCCGTCTCGACCCGGCACCGGCCGAAGGCCGCGACCTCAATCCGGTGCTGCAGGATATCGGGCTCGCCATCCATCCGCCGCTGCTTTATCTCGGTTATGTCGGCTTTTCGGTATGCTTCTCCTTTGCCGTCGCCGCCTTGATGGAAGGCAGGATCGATGCAGCCTGGGCGCGTTGGGTCAGGCCCTGGACGCTGGCGGCCTGGACCTTCCTGACCCTGGGCATCGCCATGGGCTCCTACTGGGCCTATTACGAACTCGGCTGGGGCGGCTGGTGGTTCTGGGATCCGGTCGAAAACGCCTCCTTCATGCCGTGGCTTGCCGGTACCGCGCTGCTGCATTCGGCGCTGGTGATGGAAAAGCGCGAGGCGCTGAAGATCTGGACCTTGCTGCTGGCGATCCTCACCTTCTCGCTGTCGCTGCTCGGCACCTTCCTGGTGCGCTCCGGCGTCTTGACCTCGGTGCATGCCTTTGCCAGCGATCCGAGCCGCGGCGTCTTCATTCTTTGCATTCTCATGCTCTTCATCGGCGGGGCGCTGTCGCTGTTTGCGTTTCGCGCACCGCGTTTGAGTGCGGGCGGCCTGTTTGCGCCGGTCTCGCGCGAAGGTGCATTGGTGCTGAACAATCTGATCCTGACGGTTGCCTGCGGCACGGTCTTGACCGGGACGCTCTATCCGCTGCTTCTGGAGACGCTTACCGGCGACAAGATCTCCGTCGGCGCGCCGTTCTTCAACATGACCTTCGGGCTATTGATGGCACCGTTGCTCGTCGCCGTGCCGTTCGGGCCGCTGCTTGCCTGGAAGCGCGGCGACCTTCTGGGCGTGCTGCAGCGCCTTTATGCCGTGGCAGGGATTGCCTTGGCCGCGGCGCTCGCCGTCTTCTACATCGAGCACGGCGGGCCGGTGCTGTCGGTGCTCGGGCTGGCGGCCGGGCTCTTCCTGGTCGCAGGCGCGCTCGCCGATCTCTGGTACCGCGCCGGCATCGGCAAGGTGAAGGCGCATGTCGCCTGGAAGCGGCTTTCGGGCCTGCCGCGCTCGGCCTTCGGCACCGCACTTGCGCATGCCGGGCTTGGCGTCAGCGTCATCGGCATCGTTGCGGTGTCGGCCTTTGCAACCGAGCATGTGCTCGAGATGAAGCCGGGCGAGACCACCGAGGCGGGCGGCTACACGCTTTCCTTCGACGGCCTGAAGCCGGCGAAAGGGCCGAATTATACCGAGGAGCGCGGGCATTTCACCGTGCGGCGGGGCGGCGCCGAGGTCGCCGAGACCTGGTCGGCAAAGCGCCTTTATGCCGCCCGTCAGATGCCGACGACGGAAGCCGGCATCCTGACCTTCGGGGCAAGCCAGCTCTACGTGTCGCTCGGTGATCCGACCAGCGACGGCGGCATCGTCGTGCGCATCTGGTGGAAGCCGTTCATCCTGCTGATCTGGGGCGGGACGCTGCTGATGGCGGTGGCCGGCTTCGTGTCGCTCTCCGACCGGCGGCTGCGCGTCGGCGCCCCGCGCCGAAAGGCAAAACCGGCAAAACCGGCCATGGAGGCGGCTGAATGA
- a CDS encoding cytochrome c-type biogenesis protein, with the protein MIRPLLLAIALFLTAAPAFAVNPDEVLADPALEARARALSAELRCMVCQNQSIDDSNADLAKDLRLLVRERITDGDSDEQVLNYIVSRYGEFVLLKPRLGIRTLLLWGAPVLLIVVGGISLLVFARRRAGRPTGSPLTAEEKARLDELLGK; encoded by the coding sequence ATGATCCGGCCGCTCCTGCTTGCCATCGCGCTGTTTCTTACTGCAGCACCAGCCTTTGCCGTCAATCCCGACGAGGTGCTGGCCGATCCGGCGCTTGAGGCGCGCGCCCGGGCGCTGTCGGCTGAACTGCGCTGCATGGTCTGCCAGAACCAGTCGATCGACGATTCCAATGCCGATCTCGCCAAGGACCTCAGGCTGCTGGTGCGCGAGCGCATCACCGATGGTGACAGTGACGAGCAGGTGCTGAACTACATCGTCTCGCGCTACGGCGAATTCGTGCTGCTGAAGCCAAGGCTTGGCATCCGCACCCTCCTGCTTTGGGGTGCGCCAGTGCTCCTGATCGTCGTAGGCGGCATCTCGCTGCTGGTCTTTGCCAGGCGGCGCGCCGGAAGGCCGACCGGTAGCCCGCTGACGGCGGAGGAAAAGGCAAGGCTCGACGAACTGCTCGGCAAGTGA
- a CDS encoding adenylate/guanylate cyclase domain-containing protein — translation MERRLAAILIADVAGYSRLSQIDEEGTRRCFQADMDDIILPKIAEHHGRLVKTMGDGLLVEFHSVVDALHCAIDVQREKALQEAARLTPMRLDFRIGVNLGDIIVEGDDIHGDGVNIADRIQALAEPGGIAISGTTFDQVKTKLDVGFISLGRQKVKSIAEPIRAYRIVLDPNKARILQTSFRRLLRMPSGFAAAIAVLLSAAPTAYWWQPWDLGPTPTAVERFAYPLPDKPSVAVLPFINVSGDTEQDHLAQGLTDDLITELSKVSGLFVIARHSVFAVQVGAGKIQDVAAELGVHYVLEGTLQRAGPRLRINVKLIDALSGLSVWAERYDRQYADLFAIQDDVTGKIISALAVELSDGERTQLERIPSDNLEAYDYYMRAEQEGLAYSDVETYRRTLSYYQKAIDLDPDFADAHAGIARVAVDVWRNDYNFLWSAAVARKIAYDAAGQALKLDPDNARAHTVLALLQLVDGRAAEARDSAKRAVEAQPNSAEAFGNLALILVHTGSHEEAVAELEKALRLDPAPPPSFQLLAGIVFYTARENRRAIPLIEAARDALPNAEPAREYLTAAYAHEGDLARGAQEKAKLLELFPDANLTYYNYLYDYWREDDLEHHLAGLRAARIPEWPFGFAGSQADQLDAEALRNLIGDKTWNGKHKNGTVFVQYFDKAGNTAYRSANTNITGTVEVQGNRLCERFGGYFLDRMVCGQVYRNKDAAQGGAQYVHVTPQALKFFSLNP, via the coding sequence ATGGAGCGCCGTCTTGCAGCAATTCTGATCGCTGACGTCGCGGGTTACAGCCGTTTGAGCCAGATCGACGAAGAGGGCACGCGTCGCTGTTTCCAGGCGGATATGGACGACATCATCCTGCCCAAGATTGCCGAACATCACGGCCGGCTGGTGAAGACCATGGGCGACGGCCTGCTTGTTGAATTTCACAGCGTTGTCGATGCCTTGCATTGCGCAATCGACGTCCAGCGCGAAAAGGCTCTGCAAGAAGCAGCAAGGTTGACGCCGATGCGGCTCGATTTCCGCATCGGCGTCAACCTTGGAGACATCATTGTCGAGGGCGACGACATTCACGGCGATGGCGTCAATATCGCGGACCGCATACAGGCGCTGGCCGAGCCGGGCGGGATCGCCATCTCCGGCACGACTTTCGATCAGGTAAAAACCAAGCTCGACGTGGGCTTTATCTCGCTTGGAAGGCAGAAAGTCAAAAGCATCGCCGAGCCTATCCGCGCCTACCGCATCGTGCTGGATCCGAACAAAGCGCGGATATTGCAGACGAGCTTCAGGCGTCTCTTGAGGATGCCTTCCGGCTTTGCGGCTGCCATTGCCGTCCTGCTTTCGGCCGCTCCCACAGCCTACTGGTGGCAACCTTGGGACCTTGGCCCGACGCCAACGGCGGTCGAGCGCTTCGCCTATCCCCTGCCGGACAAACCTTCCGTGGCGGTGTTGCCGTTCATCAATGTCAGCGGTGATACCGAGCAGGATCATCTGGCGCAGGGACTGACCGACGACCTGATCACGGAGCTGTCCAAGGTCTCGGGGCTCTTCGTCATCGCCAGGCATTCGGTATTTGCCGTTCAAGTCGGTGCAGGCAAGATCCAGGATGTTGCAGCGGAGCTGGGCGTCCACTACGTGCTCGAAGGCACGTTGCAGCGCGCGGGACCGCGTCTGCGCATCAACGTCAAGTTGATAGACGCGCTGAGCGGGCTTTCGGTTTGGGCCGAGCGCTACGACCGCCAATATGCCGATCTGTTCGCAATTCAGGACGACGTCACCGGCAAGATCATCTCCGCGCTCGCGGTAGAACTGAGCGATGGCGAGCGCACGCAGCTGGAGCGGATACCGAGCGACAATCTTGAAGCCTATGATTACTACATGCGGGCCGAGCAGGAGGGCCTTGCCTATAGCGACGTGGAAACCTATCGCCGCACGCTATCCTATTATCAGAAGGCGATCGATCTCGATCCGGACTTTGCCGATGCGCATGCCGGCATTGCGCGCGTTGCCGTCGACGTCTGGCGCAATGACTACAACTTCTTATGGTCGGCGGCGGTGGCGCGCAAGATCGCCTATGATGCGGCCGGACAAGCGCTCAAGCTCGACCCCGACAACGCGCGCGCCCACACCGTTCTTGCCCTGCTGCAGCTGGTTGACGGTCGGGCCGCGGAGGCGCGCGACTCGGCAAAGCGGGCGGTGGAGGCGCAGCCCAACAGTGCGGAAGCCTTCGGCAACCTGGCTTTGATCCTCGTCCATACGGGAAGTCACGAAGAAGCGGTCGCTGAGCTGGAAAAGGCTTTGCGGCTCGATCCCGCTCCCCCGCCGAGCTTCCAGCTGCTGGCCGGAATCGTCTTTTACACCGCGCGGGAAAACAGGCGCGCAATTCCGCTCATCGAGGCGGCGCGGGATGCGCTGCCCAACGCGGAGCCTGCACGCGAGTACCTGACGGCAGCCTATGCCCATGAAGGGGACCTGGCTCGCGGCGCCCAGGAAAAGGCCAAGCTTCTGGAACTGTTTCCGGACGCCAACCTTACCTACTACAACTATCTCTACGACTATTGGCGCGAAGACGACCTGGAGCATCATCTGGCGGGATTGCGCGCGGCCCGGATTCCGGAATGGCCGTTCGGTTTTGCCGGTTCGCAAGCCGATCAGCTTGATGCAGAAGCCCTGCGCAACCTGATCGGCGACAAGACATGGAACGGAAAACACAAGAACGGGACGGTGTTCGTCCAGTATTTCGACAAGGCGGGCAATACCGCCTACCGCAGCGCCAATACCAACATCACCGGCACGGTGGAGGTGCAGGGAAACCGGCTCTGCGAGCGCTTCGGCGGCTATTTTCTCGATCGCATGGTGTGCGGGCAGGTCTACAGAAACAAGGACGCCGCCCAAGGCGGCGCCCAGTATGTTCACGTAACCCCGCAGGCGCTGAAGTTCTTCTCGCTGAACCCGTGA